One window of Oncorhynchus masou masou isolate Uvic2021 chromosome 33, UVic_Omas_1.1, whole genome shotgun sequence genomic DNA carries:
- the LOC135528470 gene encoding receptor tyrosine-protein kinase erbB-3-like isoform X1, whose amino-acid sequence MDCWQVSVLCVIFISCLQHTSSQTQEVVCPGTQNGLSSTGSQENQYNLIKDRYTGCEIIMGNLEITQIEADWDFSFLGTIREVTGYILIAMNHFRRLPLEQLRVIRGNSLYDRGFALSVFLNYPKQGSNGLQHLGLTHLTEILEGGVQIVHNRFLRYGPSVNWDDIVRDRDRANAPIDIQLNGERGPCHPSCGENCWGPDEVHCQILTKTVCAPQCNGRCFGTSPRDCCHIECAGGCSGPQDMDCFACGHFNDSRSCVPQCPQTLIYNKQMFQMETNPNAKYQYGSICVSHCPTHFVVDGSSCVSGCPPDKKEVERTGQRQCELCGGLCPKACEGTGPEHRQTVDSSNIDSFINCTKIQGSLHFLVTGILGDDYKNIPPLDPKKLEVFRSVQEITDILAIQSWPKELSDLSVFSNLTTIQGRSLHNAKRRFSLMVMHVPSITALGLRSLREISDGNVYLSNNANLCYHHTVNWTRLFTGHATRLNDIKDNRPLRECVEEGHVCDPLCSDSGCWGPGPEQCLSCRNHSRDSTCVAHCNFYTGQPREFAGPKGECVTCHPECQPQEGRDSCTGPGADECVMCVSLRDGPHCVPFCPSGVNGENGQFIFKYPNKDSYCEPCHVNCTQGCSGPGLSDCIDNTRHSTSPQITGIALGVPAALIVCLALFVLGMLYHRGLAIHRKRAMRRYLESGESFEPLGPGEKGAKVHARILRAPELKKVKVLGSGVFGTVHKGLWIPEGDSVKIPVAIKTIQDRTGRQTFTEITDHMLSMGSLDHPYIVRLLGVCPGASLQLVTQLSSQGSLLEHIRQHKDSLDPQRLLNWCVQIAKGMYYLEEHCMVHRNLAARNVMLKSDYFVQISDYGVADLLYPDDKKYVYSDSNKTPINIKWMALESILFRRYTHQSDVWSYGVTVWEMMSFGAEPYASMQPQDVPSLLEKGERLSQPHICTIDVYMVMVKCWMIDENIRPTFKELANDFIRMARDPPRYLVIKDRGEAGPEESHQRGSALANLEAGLEDQDEEGLEDGLATPPLTLSPSRTLSRLRMSSYRSSSVTSQAGPVGYLPMTPGPGDNPCELFSQRSRLNSARTLSEGSEGSGLDNELAEGVSLSGSLRRQQFRAGRDSSGSSTHHTSTTMVHRSQSAVSKSPSYRPEEEEEDHYGYVLPGVSSTPERDSLLSFPASRTSLPGRASLRGSRSFKNPLSPLATISDPTEDYELMTKQPSPLPRSPRVTSVQIEGPSTVLWRKTSPLPSPTYNTAPSPLEGDSLMQGDSPSTAAALRGSQRPEEVTDSSMAVVVSVEGEELQPLSERPDSGAALFGNRGASQGQGRPEQGAVVEYEYMDICSTVNTTDTKRPIWEMSESRAADLRTVTEEREREGGKSQDLEEEERKDEEAGEEDDVYQYTNKQPRLLRESSREVGPSPKPSLRSKPSLSPKPRLSPKPSLLPKPTLSPKPSFSPSPNPMPDGSTAMVESQVEEYEEMDAFGGDSRGSQRVDHQEAEYQNLPVLGKGRATTVEVEGGTSTRCAGLGVEGYIKACSGVGVVEPSSNTSFDNPDYWHSRLFLKADAVRT is encoded by the exons TGGTGTGTCCTGGTACCCAGAATGGGCTGAGCTCCACAGGATCTCAGGAGAACCAGTACAACCTGATCAAGGACCGCTACACAGGCTGCGAGATTATTATGGGTAACCTGGAGATCACTCAGATAGAGGCTGACTGGGACTTCTCCTTCCTCGGG ACCATCAGAGAGGTAACGGGCTACATCCTAATCGCCATGAACCACTTCAGACGTCTGCCTCTGGAACAGCTGCGGGTGATCCGTGGTAACAGCCTGTACGACCGGGGCTTCGCCCTCTCTGTGTTCCTCAACTACCCCAAGCAGGGCTCCAATGGACTGCAGCACCTGGGACTCACACACCTCAccg AGATTCTGGAGGGAGGCGTCCAGATCGTCCACAACAGGTTCCTGAGATATGGTCCCTCTGTGAACTGGGATGATATTGtgagggacagggatagggccAATGCTCCCATTGACATCCAGCTGAACGGCGAGAGAG GGCCTTGTCACCCCTCCTGTGGGGAGAACTGCTGGGGGCCTGATGAAGTGCACTGCCAGATCT tGACGAAGACAGTGTGCGCCCCTCAGTGTAACGGTCGTTGTTTCGGGACCAGCCCCAGGGACTGCTGTCACATAGAGTGTGCAGGCGGCTGTAGTGGACCTCAGGATATGGACTGCTTT GCGTGCGGCCACTTCAACGACTCCAGGTCCTGTGTGCCCCAGTGTCCCCAGACTCTGATCTACAACAAGCAGATGTTTCAGATGGAGACGAACCCCAACGCCAAGTATCAGTACGGATCCATCTGTGTCTCCCACTGCCCCA CCCACTTCGTGGTGGACGGCAGCTCCTGTGTGAGTGGCTGTCCTCCAGACaagaaggaggtggagaggactggACAGAGGCAGTGTGAGCTCTGTGGAGGACTGTGCCCTAAAG CCTGTGAGGGCACAGGTCCTGAGCACAGACAAACGGTAGACTCCAGTAACATCGACAGCTTCATCAACTGCACCAAGATACAGGGCAGCCTGCACTTCCTGGTCACAGGGATTCTTGG TGATGACTATAAGAATATCCCACCTCTGGACCCTAAGAAGCTGGAGGTCTTCCGTTCTGTCCAGGAGATAacag ATATCCTAGCCATCCAGTCGTGGCCTAAAGAACTGTCAGATCTGTCAGTGTTCTCCAATCTTACCACCATACAGGGAAGATCTCTTCACAa CGCTAAGAG GCGCTTCTCTCTGATGGTCATGCATGTTCCATCCATCACCGCTCTGGGTCTGCGTTCCCTGAGAGAGATCAGTGACGGCAACGTGTACCTCAGTAATAACGCCAACCTGTGCTACCACCACACAGTCAACTGGACACGCCTGTTCACCGGGCACGCCACACGCCTCAACGACATCAAGGACAACAGGCCTCTCAGAGAGTGTG TTGAGGAGGGCCACGTTTGTGACCCGCTGTGTTCAGACTCAGGCTGCTGGGGCCCGGGGCCCGAACAGTGTCTCTCCTGCAGGAACCACAGCCGAGACTCTACCTGTGTGGCACACTGCAACTTCTACACAGG TCAGCCGAGAGAGTTTGCGGGGCCTAAGGGGGAGTGTGTCACCTGTCATCCAGAGTGTCAGCCACAGGAAGGGAGGGACAGCTGTACTGGACCg GGAGCTgatgagtgtgtgatgtgtgtcaGTCTGAGAGATGGTCCTCACTGTGTGCCCTTCTGCCCCAGTGGGGTAAACGGAGAGAACGGGCAGTTCATCTTCAAATACCCCAACAAGGACAGCTACTGTGAGCCCTGCCATGTCAACTGCACACAggg GTGTTCGGGTCCAGGATTGAGTGACTGCATAGACAACACTAGACACTCCACTAG TCCTCAGATCACAGGTATAGCGTTGGGAGTGCCGGCTGCCCTCATAGTCTGCCTGGCATTGTTTGTGTTGGGCATGCTGTACCACCGTGGCCTGGCCATCCACAGGAAGAGAGCCATGAGGAGGTACCTGGAAAGTGGAGAG agTTTTGAGCCGCTGGGGCCAGGAGAGAAGGGAGCCAAGGTTCATGCCCGGATCCTGAGGGCCCCAGAGCTGAAAAAGGTCAAAGTCCTGGGCTCTGGAGTGTTTGGCACCGTACACAAAGGCCTGTGGATCCCTGAGGGAGACTCCGTGAAGATTCCTGTAGCCATTAAGACCATCCAGGACCGCACAGGCAGACAGACTTTCACTGAGATCACCGAT CACATGTTGTCCATGGGCAGTCTGGACCACCCCTACATCGTCAGGCTCTTAGGTGTCTGCCCAGGTGCCAGTCTCCAGCTGGTCACCCAGCTCAGCAGCCAGGGGTCCTTACTGGAGCACATCAGGCAACACAAAGACAGCCTGGACCCGCAGAGACTGCTCAACTGGTGTGTGCAGATAGCTAAG GGCATGTACTACTTAGAGGAGCACTGTATGGTGCACAGGAATCTGGCTGCGAGGAACGTGATGCTGAAAAGTGATTATTTCGTCCAGATTTCTGACTATGGCGTGGCTGACTTGCTCTATCCCGATGACAAGAAATATGTCTACAGTGACAGCAACAAG ACTCCTATAAACATAAAATGGATGGCCCTAGAGAGCATCCTGTTCCGAAGATACACTCATCAGAGTGACGTCTGGAGCTACG GAGTGACAGTCTGGGAGATGATGTCATTTGGGGCAGAGCCCTACGCCTCCATGCAGCCACAGGACGTGCCCAGTCTACTGGAGAAGGGAGAGCGTCTGTCCCAGCCCCACATCTGCACCATAGACGTGTACATGGTCATGGTTAAGT GCTGGATGATTGACGAGAATATTCGACCAACCTTCAAAGAACTGGCCAATGACTTTATTCGCATGGCAAGAGACCCGCCTCGCTACCTTGTCATCAAG GACAGAGGAGAGGCGGGGCCAGAAGAATCCCACCAACGGGGATCAGCGCTTGCCAATTTGGAAGCGGGCCTAGAGGACCAGGATGAAGAGGGATTGGAGGACGGTTTggccactcctcctctcaccttgtcCCCATCCAGGACTCTCTCTCGTTTGAGGATGAGCTCATACAGG AGTTCCAGTGTGACCTCTCAGGCTGGACCAGTAGGGTACCTACCCATGACCCCCGGCCCTGGAGATAACCCCTGTGAG CTGTTCTCCCAGCGGTCTCGTCTGAACTCAGCTCGGACGCTGTCGGAGGGGTCAGAGGGCAGTGGCCTGGACAATGAGCTGGCAGAGGGAGTGTCACTGAGTGGCAGCCTGCGCAGGCAGCAGTTCAGGGCTGGCAGGgacagtagtggcagtagtacCCACCACACCTCCACCACCATGGTGCATAGGAGCCAATCTGCAGTCTCAAAGTCACCCTCCTACaggcctgaggaggaggaggaggaccactATGGATATGTACTGCCTGGAGTATCGAGCACTcctgagagag ATTCTCTCCTGTCTTTCCCAGCCTCCAGAACTTCTCTACCAGGTAGAGCGTCTCTTAGGGGCTCTAGGAGCTTCAAGAATCCACTGTCACCATTGGCAACCATCTCAGACCCCACCGAGGACTATGAGTTGATGACCAAACAGCCGTCCCCTCTGCCCCGCTCCCCCAGAGTCACCTCTGTACAGATAGAAGGGCCTTCAACTGTCCTATGGAGGAaaacctctcctctgccctcccctaCCTACAATACAGCACCCTCACCACTAGAGGGGGACTCACTGATGCAAGGGGACTCTCCAAGCACTGCAGCTGCTCTGAGGGGAAGCCAGAGGCCAGAAGAGGTCACTGACAGTTCTATGGCTGTAGTTGTatcagtagagggagaggagctgCAGCCTCTGTCTGAGAGGCCTGACAGTGGAGCGGCTTTGTTTGGCAACCGAGGGGCCTCTCAGGGTCAGGGGAGGCCagagcagggggcagtagtgGAGTATGAATACATGGACATCTGCAGCACCGTGAACACCACAGACACAAAGAGACCCATCTGGGAGATGAGTGAGAGCCGAGCAGCTGACTTGAGGACAGTGAcagaagaacgagagagagaaggaggaaagagTCAAGACCTagaggaggaagaaaggaaggatgAGGAAGCTGGAGAGGAGGATGATGTTTACCAGTATACTAATAAACAACCCAGACTCCTCCGAGAGAGCAGCCGAGAGGTGGGTCCCAGCCCCAAGCCCAGCCTCCGCTCCaaacccagcctcagccccaaacccagactcagccccaagcCCAGCCTCCTCCCCAAGCCCACTCTTAGCCCCAAGCCCAGcttcagccccagccctaacccaatGCCAGATGGCTCCACAGCTATGGTAGAGAGCCAGGTGGAGGAGTATGAAGAGATGGATGCCTTTGGAGGGGACTCCAGGGGCTCCCAGCGAGTGGACCACCAGGAGGCAGAGTACCAGAACCTCCCAGTCCTAGGGAAGGGGAGGGCCACCACAGTTGAGGTGGAGGGGGGTACGAGCACCAGGTGTGCCGGACTGGGGGTGGAGGGGTACATCAAAGCGTGCTCCGGTGTGGGAGTGGTAGAGCCGAGCAGCAACACATCGTTTGATAACCCTGACTACTGGCACAGCAGACTGTTCCTCAAGGCAGATGCTGTGCGCACATAA
- the LOC135528470 gene encoding receptor tyrosine-protein kinase erbB-3-like isoform X2, protein MDCWQVSVLCVIFISCLQHTSSQTQEVVCPGTQNGLSSTGSQENQYNLIKDRYTGCEIIMGNLEITQIEADWDFSFLGTIREVTGYILIAMNHFRRLPLEQLRVIRGNSLYDRGFALSVFLNYPKQGSNGLQHLGLTHLTEILEGGVQIVHNRFLRYGPSVNWDDIVRDRDRANAPIDIQLNGERGPCHPSCGENCWGPDEVHCQILTKTVCAPQCNGRCFGTSPRDCCHIECAGGCSGPQDMDCFACGHFNDSRSCVPQCPQTLIYNKQMFQMETNPNAKYQYGSICVSHCPTHFVVDGSSCVSGCPPDKKEVERTGQRQCELCGGLCPKACEGTGPEHRQTVDSSNIDSFINCTKIQGSLHFLVTGILGDDYKNIPPLDPKKLEVFRSVQEITDILAIQSWPKELSDLSVFSNLTTIQGRSLHKRFSLMVMHVPSITALGLRSLREISDGNVYLSNNANLCYHHTVNWTRLFTGHATRLNDIKDNRPLRECVEEGHVCDPLCSDSGCWGPGPEQCLSCRNHSRDSTCVAHCNFYTGQPREFAGPKGECVTCHPECQPQEGRDSCTGPGADECVMCVSLRDGPHCVPFCPSGVNGENGQFIFKYPNKDSYCEPCHVNCTQGCSGPGLSDCIDNTRHSTSPQITGIALGVPAALIVCLALFVLGMLYHRGLAIHRKRAMRRYLESGESFEPLGPGEKGAKVHARILRAPELKKVKVLGSGVFGTVHKGLWIPEGDSVKIPVAIKTIQDRTGRQTFTEITDHMLSMGSLDHPYIVRLLGVCPGASLQLVTQLSSQGSLLEHIRQHKDSLDPQRLLNWCVQIAKGMYYLEEHCMVHRNLAARNVMLKSDYFVQISDYGVADLLYPDDKKYVYSDSNKTPINIKWMALESILFRRYTHQSDVWSYGVTVWEMMSFGAEPYASMQPQDVPSLLEKGERLSQPHICTIDVYMVMVKCWMIDENIRPTFKELANDFIRMARDPPRYLVIKDRGEAGPEESHQRGSALANLEAGLEDQDEEGLEDGLATPPLTLSPSRTLSRLRMSSYRSSSVTSQAGPVGYLPMTPGPGDNPCELFSQRSRLNSARTLSEGSEGSGLDNELAEGVSLSGSLRRQQFRAGRDSSGSSTHHTSTTMVHRSQSAVSKSPSYRPEEEEEDHYGYVLPGVSSTPERDSLLSFPASRTSLPGRASLRGSRSFKNPLSPLATISDPTEDYELMTKQPSPLPRSPRVTSVQIEGPSTVLWRKTSPLPSPTYNTAPSPLEGDSLMQGDSPSTAAALRGSQRPEEVTDSSMAVVVSVEGEELQPLSERPDSGAALFGNRGASQGQGRPEQGAVVEYEYMDICSTVNTTDTKRPIWEMSESRAADLRTVTEEREREGGKSQDLEEEERKDEEAGEEDDVYQYTNKQPRLLRESSREVGPSPKPSLRSKPSLSPKPRLSPKPSLLPKPTLSPKPSFSPSPNPMPDGSTAMVESQVEEYEEMDAFGGDSRGSQRVDHQEAEYQNLPVLGKGRATTVEVEGGTSTRCAGLGVEGYIKACSGVGVVEPSSNTSFDNPDYWHSRLFLKADAVRT, encoded by the exons TGGTGTGTCCTGGTACCCAGAATGGGCTGAGCTCCACAGGATCTCAGGAGAACCAGTACAACCTGATCAAGGACCGCTACACAGGCTGCGAGATTATTATGGGTAACCTGGAGATCACTCAGATAGAGGCTGACTGGGACTTCTCCTTCCTCGGG ACCATCAGAGAGGTAACGGGCTACATCCTAATCGCCATGAACCACTTCAGACGTCTGCCTCTGGAACAGCTGCGGGTGATCCGTGGTAACAGCCTGTACGACCGGGGCTTCGCCCTCTCTGTGTTCCTCAACTACCCCAAGCAGGGCTCCAATGGACTGCAGCACCTGGGACTCACACACCTCAccg AGATTCTGGAGGGAGGCGTCCAGATCGTCCACAACAGGTTCCTGAGATATGGTCCCTCTGTGAACTGGGATGATATTGtgagggacagggatagggccAATGCTCCCATTGACATCCAGCTGAACGGCGAGAGAG GGCCTTGTCACCCCTCCTGTGGGGAGAACTGCTGGGGGCCTGATGAAGTGCACTGCCAGATCT tGACGAAGACAGTGTGCGCCCCTCAGTGTAACGGTCGTTGTTTCGGGACCAGCCCCAGGGACTGCTGTCACATAGAGTGTGCAGGCGGCTGTAGTGGACCTCAGGATATGGACTGCTTT GCGTGCGGCCACTTCAACGACTCCAGGTCCTGTGTGCCCCAGTGTCCCCAGACTCTGATCTACAACAAGCAGATGTTTCAGATGGAGACGAACCCCAACGCCAAGTATCAGTACGGATCCATCTGTGTCTCCCACTGCCCCA CCCACTTCGTGGTGGACGGCAGCTCCTGTGTGAGTGGCTGTCCTCCAGACaagaaggaggtggagaggactggACAGAGGCAGTGTGAGCTCTGTGGAGGACTGTGCCCTAAAG CCTGTGAGGGCACAGGTCCTGAGCACAGACAAACGGTAGACTCCAGTAACATCGACAGCTTCATCAACTGCACCAAGATACAGGGCAGCCTGCACTTCCTGGTCACAGGGATTCTTGG TGATGACTATAAGAATATCCCACCTCTGGACCCTAAGAAGCTGGAGGTCTTCCGTTCTGTCCAGGAGATAacag ATATCCTAGCCATCCAGTCGTGGCCTAAAGAACTGTCAGATCTGTCAGTGTTCTCCAATCTTACCACCATACAGGGAAGATCTCTTCACAa GCGCTTCTCTCTGATGGTCATGCATGTTCCATCCATCACCGCTCTGGGTCTGCGTTCCCTGAGAGAGATCAGTGACGGCAACGTGTACCTCAGTAATAACGCCAACCTGTGCTACCACCACACAGTCAACTGGACACGCCTGTTCACCGGGCACGCCACACGCCTCAACGACATCAAGGACAACAGGCCTCTCAGAGAGTGTG TTGAGGAGGGCCACGTTTGTGACCCGCTGTGTTCAGACTCAGGCTGCTGGGGCCCGGGGCCCGAACAGTGTCTCTCCTGCAGGAACCACAGCCGAGACTCTACCTGTGTGGCACACTGCAACTTCTACACAGG TCAGCCGAGAGAGTTTGCGGGGCCTAAGGGGGAGTGTGTCACCTGTCATCCAGAGTGTCAGCCACAGGAAGGGAGGGACAGCTGTACTGGACCg GGAGCTgatgagtgtgtgatgtgtgtcaGTCTGAGAGATGGTCCTCACTGTGTGCCCTTCTGCCCCAGTGGGGTAAACGGAGAGAACGGGCAGTTCATCTTCAAATACCCCAACAAGGACAGCTACTGTGAGCCCTGCCATGTCAACTGCACACAggg GTGTTCGGGTCCAGGATTGAGTGACTGCATAGACAACACTAGACACTCCACTAG TCCTCAGATCACAGGTATAGCGTTGGGAGTGCCGGCTGCCCTCATAGTCTGCCTGGCATTGTTTGTGTTGGGCATGCTGTACCACCGTGGCCTGGCCATCCACAGGAAGAGAGCCATGAGGAGGTACCTGGAAAGTGGAGAG agTTTTGAGCCGCTGGGGCCAGGAGAGAAGGGAGCCAAGGTTCATGCCCGGATCCTGAGGGCCCCAGAGCTGAAAAAGGTCAAAGTCCTGGGCTCTGGAGTGTTTGGCACCGTACACAAAGGCCTGTGGATCCCTGAGGGAGACTCCGTGAAGATTCCTGTAGCCATTAAGACCATCCAGGACCGCACAGGCAGACAGACTTTCACTGAGATCACCGAT CACATGTTGTCCATGGGCAGTCTGGACCACCCCTACATCGTCAGGCTCTTAGGTGTCTGCCCAGGTGCCAGTCTCCAGCTGGTCACCCAGCTCAGCAGCCAGGGGTCCTTACTGGAGCACATCAGGCAACACAAAGACAGCCTGGACCCGCAGAGACTGCTCAACTGGTGTGTGCAGATAGCTAAG GGCATGTACTACTTAGAGGAGCACTGTATGGTGCACAGGAATCTGGCTGCGAGGAACGTGATGCTGAAAAGTGATTATTTCGTCCAGATTTCTGACTATGGCGTGGCTGACTTGCTCTATCCCGATGACAAGAAATATGTCTACAGTGACAGCAACAAG ACTCCTATAAACATAAAATGGATGGCCCTAGAGAGCATCCTGTTCCGAAGATACACTCATCAGAGTGACGTCTGGAGCTACG GAGTGACAGTCTGGGAGATGATGTCATTTGGGGCAGAGCCCTACGCCTCCATGCAGCCACAGGACGTGCCCAGTCTACTGGAGAAGGGAGAGCGTCTGTCCCAGCCCCACATCTGCACCATAGACGTGTACATGGTCATGGTTAAGT GCTGGATGATTGACGAGAATATTCGACCAACCTTCAAAGAACTGGCCAATGACTTTATTCGCATGGCAAGAGACCCGCCTCGCTACCTTGTCATCAAG GACAGAGGAGAGGCGGGGCCAGAAGAATCCCACCAACGGGGATCAGCGCTTGCCAATTTGGAAGCGGGCCTAGAGGACCAGGATGAAGAGGGATTGGAGGACGGTTTggccactcctcctctcaccttgtcCCCATCCAGGACTCTCTCTCGTTTGAGGATGAGCTCATACAGG AGTTCCAGTGTGACCTCTCAGGCTGGACCAGTAGGGTACCTACCCATGACCCCCGGCCCTGGAGATAACCCCTGTGAG CTGTTCTCCCAGCGGTCTCGTCTGAACTCAGCTCGGACGCTGTCGGAGGGGTCAGAGGGCAGTGGCCTGGACAATGAGCTGGCAGAGGGAGTGTCACTGAGTGGCAGCCTGCGCAGGCAGCAGTTCAGGGCTGGCAGGgacagtagtggcagtagtacCCACCACACCTCCACCACCATGGTGCATAGGAGCCAATCTGCAGTCTCAAAGTCACCCTCCTACaggcctgaggaggaggaggaggaccactATGGATATGTACTGCCTGGAGTATCGAGCACTcctgagagag ATTCTCTCCTGTCTTTCCCAGCCTCCAGAACTTCTCTACCAGGTAGAGCGTCTCTTAGGGGCTCTAGGAGCTTCAAGAATCCACTGTCACCATTGGCAACCATCTCAGACCCCACCGAGGACTATGAGTTGATGACCAAACAGCCGTCCCCTCTGCCCCGCTCCCCCAGAGTCACCTCTGTACAGATAGAAGGGCCTTCAACTGTCCTATGGAGGAaaacctctcctctgccctcccctaCCTACAATACAGCACCCTCACCACTAGAGGGGGACTCACTGATGCAAGGGGACTCTCCAAGCACTGCAGCTGCTCTGAGGGGAAGCCAGAGGCCAGAAGAGGTCACTGACAGTTCTATGGCTGTAGTTGTatcagtagagggagaggagctgCAGCCTCTGTCTGAGAGGCCTGACAGTGGAGCGGCTTTGTTTGGCAACCGAGGGGCCTCTCAGGGTCAGGGGAGGCCagagcagggggcagtagtgGAGTATGAATACATGGACATCTGCAGCACCGTGAACACCACAGACACAAAGAGACCCATCTGGGAGATGAGTGAGAGCCGAGCAGCTGACTTGAGGACAGTGAcagaagaacgagagagagaaggaggaaagagTCAAGACCTagaggaggaagaaaggaaggatgAGGAAGCTGGAGAGGAGGATGATGTTTACCAGTATACTAATAAACAACCCAGACTCCTCCGAGAGAGCAGCCGAGAGGTGGGTCCCAGCCCCAAGCCCAGCCTCCGCTCCaaacccagcctcagccccaaacccagactcagccccaagcCCAGCCTCCTCCCCAAGCCCACTCTTAGCCCCAAGCCCAGcttcagccccagccctaacccaatGCCAGATGGCTCCACAGCTATGGTAGAGAGCCAGGTGGAGGAGTATGAAGAGATGGATGCCTTTGGAGGGGACTCCAGGGGCTCCCAGCGAGTGGACCACCAGGAGGCAGAGTACCAGAACCTCCCAGTCCTAGGGAAGGGGAGGGCCACCACAGTTGAGGTGGAGGGGGGTACGAGCACCAGGTGTGCCGGACTGGGGGTGGAGGGGTACATCAAAGCGTGCTCCGGTGTGGGAGTGGTAGAGCCGAGCAGCAACACATCGTTTGATAACCCTGACTACTGGCACAGCAGACTGTTCCTCAAGGCAGATGCTGTGCGCACATAA